A genome region from Megalobrama amblycephala isolate DHTTF-2021 linkage group LG16, ASM1881202v1, whole genome shotgun sequence includes the following:
- the gpr184 gene encoding G protein-coupled receptor 184, whose amino-acid sequence MMNSTFNASNSTCVVMNPSAGHLLMSIYIIAFVLGLLFSLVTIGPIIQQICRKNILGIYLLSLSVSDLLYILTMPLWIYYLSNNHKWTLGQGLCSMAGFFYYSNQYISIFILCCISIDRCLAITFPLRVQAFRRQRYAWIISGLVYVSVMALHCLVLYLDKLEDPLDDNDQSCYETFPMTERIAMFNLIRVGVGFFIPLVIITICYRLISNKVQQSTGVDMQGKRKVRLLSIGVIGIFSFCFAPYHILLMIRSIIFFSVGEQQSCVFEQAMYLPFTCSLGLSSLNSMVDPVLYVLASNGAREDMRLFCWKNKQRQMRGSPLVGSKWKTRVTNLS is encoded by the coding sequence ATGATGAACTCAACATTCAATGCAAGCAACTCAACATGTGTGGTCATGAACCCGTCGGCAGGTCACCTGCTGATGTCTATCTACATCATCGCCTTCGTCCTGGGACTGCTGTTCAGCCTGGTCACCATTGGCCCCATAATTCAGCAGATCTGCAGAAAGAACATTCTAGGGATCTACCTTCTCAGCCTGTCTGTCTCGGATCTCCTGTACATCCTTACCATGCCTCTGTGGATCTATTATTTAAGCAACAACCACAAATGGACCCTTGGCCAGGGACTCTGTAGTATGGCTGGCTTCTTTTATTACTCCAACCAGTACATCAGCATCTTTATCCTCTGCTGCATCTCCATCGATCGCTGCCTGGCCATCACCTTCCCTCTGAGAGTCCAAGCCTTCCGGCGCCAGCGCTATGCCTGGATCATCAGTGGGCTGGTCTACGTTTCTGTCATGGCCTTGCACTGTTTGGTGCTGTACCTGGACAAGCTGGAAGATCCCCTGGATGACAACGACCAGAGCTGTTACGAGACCTTCCCCATGACAGAACGCATTGCGATGTTCAACCTGATACGGGTCGGAGTTGGCTTCTTCATACCGCTGGTGATCATCACTATCTGCTACCGTTTGATCTCAAACAAGGTGCAGCAAAGTACAGGGGTGGACATGCAAGGCAAGCGCAAAGTGAGGCTTTTGTCAATTGGAGTCATTGGCATTTTCTCTTTCTGCTTTGCACCGTACCACATCCTCCTGATGATAAGATccataattttcttttctgttggAGAACAACAAAGCTGCGTCTTTGAACAAGCAATGTATTTACCCTTCACTTGCTCACTCGGGCTATCCAGCCTGAACAGCATGGTGGACCCAGTGCTTTATGTTTTGGCGAGTAATGGAGCTAGGGAGGACATGAGGTTGTTCTGTTGGAAAAACAAGCAGAGACAGATGAGAGGAAGCCCTCTTGTTGGTTCCAAGTGGAAGACAAGAGTAACAAACTTGAGTTAA
- the si:dkey-202l22.3 gene encoding 7 transmembrane receptor domain-containing protein, with protein MFLSQVEMDPLLEQVLAGFNATLGASNRTDPLDKFSGTQLLWRFKPLFIPLYALVVVVAGVGNTFLLACILSDKKLHNATNFFIGNLAAGDLLMCLSCVPLTASYAFDARGWAFGRPMCHLIPLLQGATVFASVLSLTAIAMDRYVVVAYPVRRRISVWGCGAVALGVWAVSLTLAAPPSLHTRYVDLRPSGMELVVCEEFWLGTERQRLLYSCFFLLASYMIPLLSVSISYCAISVHLRKHTLPGEPSQSQQRWSKQRRKTFSLLVASVLAFALCWLPLQVLNLLLDLDSDFQIVDKRYVNVLQVSCHLIAMSSACYNPFIYASLHSKVRMHLRGYLCPCRRSGQKLLSRCASRNPATCLTLISEVAVKESQSPESPVPDSCL; from the coding sequence ATGTTTTTGTCACAGGTAGAAATGGATCCTCTTCTGGAACAAGTTTTGGCTGGCTTTAACGCAACTCTCGGAGCTTCGAATCGGACAGACCCCCTGGATAAATTCTCGGGAACCCAGCTGCTTTGGCGCTTCAAACCTCTGTTTATCCCACTCTACGCCTTGGTTGTTGTTGTAGCTGGTGTCGGGAACACTTTCCTTCTTGCCTGCATTCTGTCAGACAAGAAGCTCCACAATGCCACCAATTTCTTCATTGGCAACCTGGCAGCTGGGGACTTGCTGATGTGCCTGAGCTGCGTGCCGCTGACCGCGTCGTACGCTTTTGATGCGCGTGGTTGGGCATTCGGACGTCCAATGTGCCACCTTATTCCTCTGCTGCAAGGTGCAACGGTCTTCGCCTCTGTATTATCCCTCACTGCCATCGCCATGGACCGTTACGTGGTGGTGGCGTACCCGGTACGGAGGCGTATCTCCGTGTGGGGCTGTGGCGCAGTGGCATTGGGCGTCTGGGCAGTTTCGTTGACCCTTGCCGCTCCCCCTTCCCTCCACACACGCTACGTGGACCTGCGACCAAGTGGCATGGAGCTGGTAGTATGCGAGGAGTTCTGGCTGGGTACCGAACGGCAGCGCCTGCTCTACTCCTGCTTCTTCTTGTTGGCGTCCTACATGATCCCCCTGTTGTCTGTAAGCATCTCCTACTGTGCCATCAGTGTGCACCTCCGCAAACACACACTGCCTGGAGAGCCCTCCCAAAGCCAGCAGCGATGGAGCAAGCAACGGCGCAAGACTTTCTCCCTTCTGGTGGCGTCTGTGCTTGCCTTTGCCCTCTGTTGGCTCCCGCTGCAAGTCCTCAATCTCCTTCTGGATCTAGACTCAGACTTCCAGATTGTGGACAAGCGCTACGTCAACGTGCTGCAGGTCAGTTGCCACCTGATAGCCATGAGCTCAGCCTGCTACAACCCCTTCATCTATGCCTCGTTGCACAGCAAGGTCCGCATGCACCTGCGGGGTTACCTCTGCCCCTGCAGGCGTAGTGGGCAGAAGCTACTCTCTCGCTGTGCCTCCCGCAACCCTGCCACCTGCCTGACACTCATCTCAGAGGTAGCGGTGAAAGAGAGCCAATCACCTGAGAGCCCTGTCCCTGACAGCTGCCTCTGA